A region from the Lolium perenne isolate Kyuss_39 chromosome 4, Kyuss_2.0, whole genome shotgun sequence genome encodes:
- the LOC127348278 gene encoding uncharacterized protein gives MAMAASSTARTVNLLAFSISVLFSANLLVAATSTSGSVKVACAKSPDPSFCAAFLAGIPESSTADARGLAELAIRAAAKIGAELGTAARTQLNVVTVKGAQWQCMDSCVADVEEAVSHLDVDRGKATTAMEDAKFNDARDYIEAGEKDGLAWNCDLCREGLPAPVKTGLLPKGNEFEKVMGVTGALIKRAVGSAAPAPAPAPSSTRRREI, from the coding sequence ATGGCCATGGCGGCGAGTAGCACCGCGCGTACGGTAAACCTCCTCGCCTTCTCCATCTCCGTCCTCTTCTCCGCCaacctcctcgtcgccgccacctccaccagcggCTCCGTCAAGGTGGCCTGCGCCAAGTCACCGGACCCTTCCTTCTGCGCGGCCTTCCTCGCTGGCATCCCAGAGAGCAGCACCGCCGACGCGCGGGGCCTCGCCGAGCTCGCCATCCGCGCGGCCGCCAAGATCGGCGCGGAGTTGGGCACCGCGGCGCGCACCCAGCTGAACGTGGTGACCGTCAAGGGCGCGCAGTGGCAGTGCATGGACTCGTGCGTGGCGGACGTGGAGGAGGCCGTGTCCCACCTCGACGTCGACAGGGGCAAGGCCACCACCGCAATGGAGGACGCCAAGTTCAACGACGCGCGCGACTACATCGAGGCCGGCGAGAAGGATGGGCTGGCCTGGAACTGCGACCTCTGCCGCGAGGGCCTCCCCGCGCCCGTCAAGACGGGGCTGCTGCCCAAGGGCAATGAGTTCGAGAAAGTCATGGGGGTGACAGGGGCGCTCATCAAACGGGCCGTGGGTAGcgccgcgccggcgccggcgcccgcCCCGTCCTCGACTCGGCGCCGTGAGATATAA